TGAACTCACAGGCCAAGCTGGGTGAGGGTGACAGTCACTCAGAGATGACAGCATTGAGAGAAACataaagatggagaggaggaagggcaGTCTCCCCTCCCAAGCCATCTGTGGACAGAGACAAATCAGTGTGATTGAGTAGAATCTGATGGAAGCCGCCCAAATAACCCCTAACAGGGAAGTTCCCTGTAAATAGCAGCAATGAATTGATCCCACATTGCTACAAATTCACGAGGAAAACACTGGATGCAACAGTATCACTGACTCAATCACTTTTAATGGAAATTAAAAGTGACTGAGTTAAAACAAGATGTCAATCATTTCTACTAAACCAGCAGCACAAACGTAATGCTGTTAGCTAATCTAACAGAGATGACTCCAACAATATGAAACTCCATCTGATTTGTCATGGTATACTAGTTTTATCTAATACTGACTTCGAGTAACTCCAGCTGAAGTTACAGTTTTACTTTCATTATGACTACCGGTTGTAAGTCTGAGCTAGGCCTGCTATCAGTTCAAATGTAACAGCAAAATGACCGTACTGACAAAGCCGAATTCCCGGGTTTTTGTTCATATTCGTTTTAATTCAGACCCATAACATCAGATAGACAAAAAGTTTTAGTACAGACTAACGTTTCTGAGGATGGAAAGAGACGTTACCGACAGTAACCATGATCTTAAAACTTGATTTGAAACCTCcataaaacagcacaaacagaaaaccttGAGGCCAAAGTCAGTGCCTTTGCTATCGTTCACGTTACAAGAGTTTATATTGCCGTGATAGTAATCTAATAACAAGTTACACCGAATGAATGCCGGGATGTAAATACCGTTTCTGTGCTCTTGGTTTCAGCGAGCGTAACGACGTAAACTTCCGATCTGTCggctttcacaataaaagcctttcttttatttaaaaaaacacacgcagtccacaaaaacaaataagtaaaaataaaaataaaaataaaaataaaaacatggaataattgatattttttgGTGTGCCactattttgcttttttttttattgtaaaaaagGTTATCCAGTAGAGAAACACCAGCTATGGCCTACATAACATAGTCTATTCTTATCATGCTATCAACTTTTCATTGCCTGGCAGGAGATATTATCATACACTTCTAAAGATTGTTTTCataaccaacacacacagagacacacattaTGCCCATCCAGTTCAAAGAAAATTATGACAGACTCCATGGTATCTAATGATTTGGGTTTATGCCTCATATTCAGTTTTAATCATACTAGTACTATTCAGCATAAGTTTAAGAGTTCTTGGACAATGTGAATGCatagaaagaaaggaggaggttTGTTATGAATAGAGAGCTATCAGGCCGCTGCACAGCCATTTTCAAGGAAACAATACAGCTGGATGTGTGAGCTGTATTGTTCTCACTTTGACAGTTAAATTGTATAAATTAACTCCCTGTCAATGCTATCTGCCTTTTTTCTCACATTATACAGAAACCAAATTATGAAGTGCTTGATATATATAATGTGTCTTCTTCTTACATTTCCATATTTTCTTGTAGTTTCAGTTACCAAAATTATGTCCAGTGTTTGGGTTGTATTGTatccacactgcaaaaaaacaaaaacaaagtaagTCTCTGCCCACATCCCAATCTGTGGTTTTCACCCCCTGTTCTTCTCCACCACTAATCTTCTGCAGTCATTGGCATTCACTGTAAATGACCCACCCTGTGAGAAGGGTAAGATTCATGTATGCttagttttcttcttcttctccatttGCTTTTTGTATAATGATATAACACCCTCTGTGTCTTATCTGTTTTTCACCAGTGCTTCCTTTCACAGTTTCCCCTgccatttgtgttttcttctctgcatcACTGGGTTTTGGAAAACATCTAACCATTTGGCTCCATTCACATGTTGCTGGCTTGGTTTGACACAGTGGTTtgaaatcttttttctttttttttttctggcaccTACATTTGTAAAAGGATATTTCTTGAGGTCAGTAGGAAATGTTTTTCTACGCTACTGTGCAAACAAGTGGAACAAAACTTACATCTGAGTGCTTTTACCTGCAGCTGACCTTTTTGCGTAGGGACATTTAACACAGCATGTTGTAACCAATAGTTCATTACAAACTGTGTATCCAGTCTGAGCTTTCATCTGTTGACACCATGAATTTCTGTAGAATGATTAAAGGACTCGTTTAAGAATCTGGCTTCTGATACAGTCTTTtggttttgcctttttttcacAGTGAATACACAACACcgcaaacaaaacacaagtttaTAATAGAGAGGTTCCAAAGTACTGTGTGGATACATGAAATTATTGCTTGAATGGCAGATGAACACACAGATTTTGTCAATGTGTATACAGATACAGGAGAAAggggaaatgaaaggaaaacaggTCAACAGAAGGGCAGAAAGTAAGAGGGATGGAAAGACCACTGAACATTAGCACACAAGCTGTTGAGTGAATACATCTGTcttgttgtgctgtgtgtgtaaaagagcaaAGAAGGAATGTATGATCTTATATTCAGACCAATGCCCCAAGCCAAAAGAATGACAAACAGCCAGTTTCAGCATTGCATTAAAGCCACATCTTTAATTCAGTAGTGAACCTCATAAGATACACCATTTCAGCAACACAGTTCTCTGTAGGCCGCCTCTCGCACGTACACCTTATTGGTAAGTTGGTTTTTGGTTGGTCCTCACCATTGTGTTGGTGATTATTTGTTAACTCAAGGCTTCCATCAATTCATATTCAACTTttatcaaaatgaaaattaaagctgcaaactATTTACAAGGAACTTATTATTCTACTTTGATCAATTATTAAAGCCATtcatatgaaaaaaatgcatttttaaaaagctagaTAATTGATAATGACattgaaaatgaattgaaatgaagCTTGTCAAATACtctaaaaacataaatattaaaaaacaaaaactgagcaGTAGGCACAAAGATGCTTCGACCATGAGTAAATACTGCACAATCCCAATTTATCACTGACATATTAACCTGGACTATTGTCTAAGCAAGTATAAATTAATACATATAAATTATAGTATcatcaacatactgtataaactTACAGAGATCCTAGTAGACAAAGGTTATTGTGTGTCATCACCTGTTTGAGTGCCGACCCGTTGTCTTAACCCTCTATGGGTACGGTTTATGTCAAACATTTCCATTGTaagtacaaacagaaatgtcagttttttttccagaccACACTGGCACAGTGCAGTCAAGACCAGAACTGTTACAGATGAGGTTCTGTACAGCTCGAAGGTCAAAACATGACACTAATACTGTAAATGAATGTAGACAATGAATTGCGAGGCACTGAGGATTCAAATGCCCAACAAGTATAACGTTATCAACAGTAAGTCACAGTGGGTTAGTGATCAGATCGTCCTGTTTATTCCAGCTATAGTGAATAGGTAGTTTTGCATTCAAATAGTCTAGAACTGTTGTAAAATACTCAGTTATAGCTCTATTATGGCCAAGGCAGTTATATCATGAAAACACTATTATGTAGCCTTGACTAAAGCACAAAAGATAAACGTAGCATCACGCATGAAGGCAATCAAAGTGTTAATCAACACAAAAATTGAACCGATAAGGGCAGTGACCTTTAACGAGGGAAAATGGCCATTACAATCCTATAAGGAAATGCTTATACTGATTCAACAGTTATGCAACATCAAACTCAAAGTCAAAAAACTCAGagcaacagaaataaacaatCTGAAATCAATGTAATTTTGATGACAATGTGTAGATAAATGGCAAGTCTACTCATAGTtttaccaccaccacctctctgtATGTATCAACCATCATCATATTGATAACCAAAGCAGGATTGaaaaaaattttaatttgaccaTTTCATCAAGATTATAAGGCCACAAATAGCACTTCAAGACAACTTTTCACCCATTTCAAAAAGAGGCTGATgtgaacatttttcttctttgacaCATAATAAGCGGTAGGTAGCTGGATAAAATTCCTGTTGTCACTGCTGTTAAATGTATCCTTACAGAAGCTCTAAAAGTCTCTTAAAAGATTCCACTCTCctttggttggttggttggttggttgagGTATAGACTGAGAATTAGGAAACGTGTTTAAAACCTGACATGTTTACACTCAGACTAGCATTATAACCATCACAGAGTTGGAAATTCCCTGTGGGTAACACTGCTTATTACAGTTaagaagaaacagaaatctGCAATTGATTGCAATTTAACTTTCAAACCCTGCTGCATGAATAAACCCTGACTCTATAAACTGTAAGAAACACTAAATGCTGTCACTGTCCCTTTAACTTCAAACCAACCATTACAGCTGTATACAGTTGACAGTAAGACAGGAATGTGCTTTGGCTTTTGTCAGACAACATTGGTCACTTCTACGGTTTGTGAATTATAGTCATTAGCCTTGGCTCTACCTTAGCAGCCCTGTCCCACATGTTTGCTGCACCCAGTCACCACATAAAATAGCCCTGAAAATATTACTAATGTTGGACAGATGCAAGGTTGAGGGACTTTTACCTGTTTAAGGCTATCACTGTATGAATGCTATGAAAAAACTGTAATCTCTTCTTTAAAAAATGGCTTAAAGAAATATAATCTCTAAATATGCACATCAAAAAAGCTactaaaaataattttccaaaAGACAAATAAAGCACATTTATATTTGGTCAGTTCTACAAGTGTCAAATATCTAcgacaaaacaacaaaaatatgtaCCTGCAGAGTAACAAAATCTTTCATACCAATACTGGACAGCATatgaaaaaacatattcattcCTTataatgaccaaaaaaaaaaaaaaaacaacaacacttaaATTCAGCAAAGTGTACAGAAAGTGAAATGTAACAATGCAAAATGTtaacaaacaaagcaaatctGACCACAAATAAAAGGTAAAGGGTATCAACGTTTAAAGGTTTTTGAGGGTTCTTTGTAATATTAATCCCACATGTGGCATCATTTCATTTAAGAGCATTCAAAATGCGTTGAGGTTATTCATACGTTTACTTCCTCATGCCGTTCCGCTGAGCTAGGACCGTTCGGTTCTGCTAAATGGGACATTTGATTTGTCTGTAACGCAGAACCAAATCCAATTCCAGTTCAGCTTGAAGAAGCAATGTGGGTTTAAAGGCACGACGTTATCACTACTTTAAAGTGGATTACTTTCCTAGActagaatgttttttttctgctgtgatacTCAAGGGTAGATTGCTTTTGTAAAATTTAGCAAGTGTATTAAATGTCTAACTCCTTCTTTAGTATAGAATGAGGAATGTATTTTAATAGTCTTACTTGTTCTCTTCTTCACAATAACTGAACATTATGTAGGGAAAAAGTTGAAAGGATGGCAGAGGAGGAACATAggaaagataaaagaaaaaaaaatctaaggagcactgaggaagagcagaggtGCTCGACTTCAAACTTCAACAAGAGGAATCATCTTCAGCTGTTTATAGATCCATTCTCAGCCCTGACTGGCAGGTGACAGATTCCATTTTAAGTCCCTATTGATCAGTTCAGGCGTAAAACTCCTTGGTAGGCGCTTTGTGATAGGCTGTTGAGGAAAGTTTGGTGTCCCCAAGGTCATAGCTACCTTCGTCCTTCTTCTTCATGCGGTaggcaaggaggaggaggaggaaaaccGCGCAGAGGAATCCAACCACTCCACATGCTATCACCgctggaggggaaaaaagagaatattacattatatattttttaaacaacattatgaCCTCGACTGACTGAGGTTTTAAAAGGGCTCATGGAAATGTCTCCTTACCTGCCAGAACTTCCGTCCTCTCCCATAAGTTCTCAGAGGTCACCTCCTCAGGAGAGTCCATCTCGTATATTCTGCCTTGATTTCTGGTCAGAATGTCattgtcctcctccttcatcaAAATTTCTTCTCCATTATCGCTGGATGTCGTGGTATCCCACCTGTCCAGACTGTTGTCCTCGTCTGTATCTTCAGCAGTGGTGGAGCTGGTGCTGGTACTCTTCGTAAACCAGTCAGCTGTTGGGCCAATACCTGGCACCTGAGataatgtatgtatttgttaAATGCATGATGTGCTACTACTaactaactactactactactactactactactactactactactactactactactactactttacAGTTAAACCATGCGGTGGATGCTGAACATACACCAAGCTCCAAGTTTTATAGTTTTACTGTTACAACTTTCAGAAGTAAGAACTAACTTCATATGAGCTCTTACCATCATAAGTCAAAATTTCTATAATACAGTTGCAGAAACTTTCAGTTAAGCAGATGGCATATTAAAGTCTGCATTTACCATGTCCCAAAAAACATACTGAAAAAGTATTTAAAGTGCACCAAGGTATAGCATTCaaaatatctgtctgttaatATTTGAAATGGTCCACAGTATATAACTGGTGGTTTGTCTTGTGACAAAAGCCACCAAGATTTCTTGACTTTGAGGTAAAGATTtgaattaaaaggaaaagtaatATAATCTACCTCCTGATCTGTGTTGTCTCCACCAGGGAATATGTATGCTGTTGTCTTCACTGTGGTTGTTTGATCTTGGCTGTCCGCTGCTGTGGTTGGTGGGTTGTGAGGAGAGTCTGCTGTTGGCTGTGGCTGAACTGGAACCATTTCTTTGGTTCTGTCTGAGGCCTGAGAGAAGTTGAGGAACCTGAATAACTCCTCTTTATCTGCGAAAGCTGAGACAGAAGAACACTTTAGAGTCGTTTTCTTTTCAACCTAGAACCATTGCACTTATTTGTCTTCGAGTATGTACCTGTGGAGTGACAAGATAATTTTTCTCCgattatgtttaaaatgtgcTGCAGGGATGTTAATTAATGAGTTCCCTTACATGCAGCAGGAATGCAACCTGTGGGCTTTATAACTTAGGGGAATTTACCTAACCATATTACACCACTTTTATGCTTTATATTGCAATCGTG
The window above is part of the Lates calcarifer isolate ASB-BC8 linkage group LG15, TLL_Latcal_v3, whole genome shotgun sequence genome. Proteins encoded here:
- the LOC108889552 gene encoding syndecan-2: MRNLWLLFLVGLATGFISEKLLVSSQSPFSTADDLYLEGRSSGDLPIDDEDGEDYGSGSGSGDYAFADKEELFRFLNFSQASDRTKEMVPVQPQPTADSPHNPPTTAADSQDQTTTVKTTAYIFPGGDNTDQEVPGIGPTADWFTKSTSTSSTTAEDTDEDNSLDRWDTTTSSDNGEEILMKEEDNDILTRNQGRIYEMDSPEEVTSENLWERTEVLAAVIACGVVGFLCAVFLLLLLAYRMKKKDEGSYDLGDTKLSSTAYHKAPTKEFYA